The sequence CCCAATAAACCTAAAATACTGAATATATAGAGGGTCATTTAATCCCATCTCTTCTCTAATCATTTCAATTGTATCAGGATCTGCATGTTGACCCATAGCTATTCTTACTGGATCTCCTGGAACAAAAACAAAATTCAGCAAGAACACTATTGTAGCAAGACCAATTAAAATTGGAACCGCCATTAAGCTCTTACGTAAAATATAAGTTAACATGATTTTACCACCTTTCATTACACTAATAATTTATTCTTAATAATTACTATTAATATATTTATTAATTAAAAAAATCTAATAGAACGCAAAAATGTAATTAACCCCTAAAAAAGAAAAAAATACCATAAGTTGCACACGAATGATAAATTTAAAAGATTATATCCTTTTAAGGTGATTTAAAGATCACTTATAGTAGCCCTTAAAAACAACAATTTACTGTAAATGTCATAACAAAAAATTTAAAAATAACTTTTCCTATCTATTACTTTATAATAATTTCTAGGTTACTTAGATAAGTCACCCCTTATTACAAGCTAAATTTGACACCTCCCTTTACACAAGGAAAACGATATAGATATGAATTTACAACAATATAATTATATATTTTTTTTAATTCTTTGTCAAATATATGCTGTTTATAGGCTTTTCTAATTAAGCAATATATACTTTTCTATCTTTCATAAATATATCTATATCTAGAGTATATTTTTTTAACTTTATGAACATATTCTCTAGTTTCAAGAAATGGAATTTGATCTAAATTAGCATGGCTACCATCCCAATCCCTATTTTTAAGCCATTTATCAACATTTCCTTCTCCACCATTATATGCTGCCAACATGACTGCTATATTATCATTAAATCTATTCTTCAATTTGGCTATATACCATGTACCATATTTAATATTAATTTCTGGATTATATAACATATCACTGTGAAAATCACTAACATTTATCATCTCAGCAATCCATTTGCCAGTTTCTGGCATAATCTGCATTAAACCTCTAGCACCTTTATTAGAAGTAGCCTCTAAATCAAACTTACTTTCAACATATATTATAGAAATAACTAAATAAGGATCTAAATTATATTTTTTAGCTTCCCTAACTATTATTTCTTCATATTTAATAGGATATACAAATTTCAAAATTGTTCTATGATTTAATAAAGCAAAAACAATGATAAAAATCAATAATAACACAACAACTACTTTCCCAAAATTAATTACCAAAATTAACACTCCTATAATCAATTTTAAGATTAAGTTTGATTTATATAAATCAAACTTAATCTTCTTTCAAATCTTCCCATAATTTTTTTACTTTAATTTTTAGTTCATCTTTACTACCATTATTATTAATAATTATATTAGCATATCTTCTTTTTTCTTTTAATGGAATTTGAGATTGAATTTTGGCAATAGCTGATTCTTTATCTATCTCATCTCTTTTCATTAGCCTCTTTATCTGTACTTCTCTATCTACATATACCAAACAAATCTGATCAAAGAGATCAAGCATATCGGCCTCAATCAATAATGGTACATCTACAATTATTATGTCGCTTATGTTAGCTAATCTATCCATTTCCTCTTTAATTTTAGTAATTATAATTGGATGAGAAATCTCATCGAGCAACTCTTTAGCTTGATGATCATTAAATATTATCTTCCCTAATTTTTGGCGATTTATCTCTTTATTATCTAATAGTATCTCTTCACCAAACTCTTCAACTATCCTTTGCCATAGCTCTTTTTCTGCTTCCATTAACTTATGAGCAACCTGGTCTGCATCTATTACAGTAGCACCAAACTCCTTTAGATAATTTGAGACTGTACTCTTACCACTAGAAATCCCACCAGTTAAACCAATTTTCAATTTTAACTCTCCTTTTCTATATTTGATCCTTAGCTGTTGACTATTAACTTCTCGCTAATGGCCAGTTTAGTAAAATTTTAAAAGCCCTAATAAAATTAAAATTATACCTGGTAATAATCTAATTTTATCATTTAATAATACAGATTCCATATGCTTTCCTAAATAAATT is a genomic window of Orenia marismortui DSM 5156 containing:
- a CDS encoding lytic transglycosylase domain-containing protein, coding for MLILVINFGKVVVVLLLIFIIVFALLNHRTILKFVYPIKYEEIIVREAKKYNLDPYLVISIIYVESKFDLEATSNKGARGLMQIMPETGKWIAEMINVSDFHSDMLYNPEINIKYGTWYIAKLKNRFNDNIAVMLAAYNGGEGNVDKWLKNRDWDGSHANLDQIPFLETREYVHKVKKIYSRYRYIYER
- the coaE gene encoding dephospho-CoA kinase (Dephospho-CoA kinase (CoaE) performs the final step in coenzyme A biosynthesis.), giving the protein MKIGLTGGISSGKSTVSNYLKEFGATVIDADQVAHKLMEAEKELWQRIVEEFGEEILLDNKEINRQKLGKIIFNDHQAKELLDEISHPIIITKIKEEMDRLANISDIIIVDVPLLIEADMLDLFDQICLVYVDREVQIKRLMKRDEIDKESAIAKIQSQIPLKEKRRYANIIINNNGSKDELKIKVKKLWEDLKED